In Sebastes umbrosus isolate fSebUmb1 chromosome 15, fSebUmb1.pri, whole genome shotgun sequence, the genomic window ATTGTTGTTGGGatgtgaaaaacaaatgctGGCATtggagaaaatagaaaaactcaactaaaagcaataaaacaaaagaaattagAACATTTTTGAAATGCATGAAAAACATGTCTTGTAAAGGAATACATATAAATGTATACCCAGTGTAAATTGACTGATATTTCCTTAGAGAATACATCAAACTGTCTTATTCTTCCCTGTCTGAATTTGAAcacaaaaatcataatattccTAAAATTGTCACAGAGCCGTGCTTTTGTAAATGTTTGAAGGTGAAACAGCAGAGAATCCCAGTAACACCAAAGGTAAGCATTATTAGTAATAACAAGCCCTGATTTGGCCTCAAAGAATCATGGGAGTTCTTGTACAGCTCTTGAGCTGCTCTCAGTCTGGTGTGTAACACATGCTACCAAAATATACAGATGTTATTCTTACGTGTGATATGATCAAGTTTGACTTGAATAGCAGTTATAATTATACACTCCTTATaaggacaagagagagagagagagagaaagagagagagagagagagagagagagagagagagagagagagagagagagagagagagagagaactgctTACTGCCATACGAGCTGCAGAGTGGGTTTGattagtgagtgtgtgtgtgtgtgtgtgtgtgtgtgtgtgtgtgtgtgtgtgtgtgtgtgtgtgtggcttttaGCACTACAGGAAATGCCTGCTGTCTGCTGGGTTTATGAGGAGAGGAATAACTGCACTGAAAGTCTCTCTCGTTTTCTCTGCCTCCACATTTCTCTTACTGACTTTGACACATGCAGCGCACGCTCGCTGTCGTCCAACACCAGTCTGTCTTCTACGTTAACTCAGACTCAATACTGACTTTACATGAACATGAAGTcagaaaaacacaatgaaaacacatactgtaacccaagaaattatttaaattaacaCAGATAAGATCAGTGCATTTCACCATGATCATAAATCTTATGAGTTGAGTATGCAGTCACtaccacaaaaacacatttatttatttattttattatctattcCCGATACTTTATCTTTCTTAAATAAGTATCAGTGGTGTTTTCCTTGATGACTGTTTCTGAATAGGTTACAGAATGTTTGTTCTTAAAGATTCCTGTAAGACTTCCTGTTCTTTAAAACCTTATAGAGTCCTGAATTCTTCCTCTCTGTAGCCCTGcacactgctgctgccgcctAAAACCTCTGGAAGTCAGAGGAAAACACTGCTGTAGCCACAGTGGTCGAGAGGGAACAGAAGAGCACAGTTTTCTCACTACaagagctgtgtgtttgtgtttgtgtgttttctgtaccGGGAAGTGGTTGAGTTGGGGGCCGGTGAAGAAGCCTTCACTGGAACGAGGACTGGGGTAACCGGGTCTACTGGGCTGCAGACAGAAAGATAACGGTTGGTTTGTGTTTATCAGACATGtactgaaatacaaaaaaaataatcagagagaaacagaaagagatcATTGAATCTTACTTTAGGCGGTGCTTCATCAGACCCTCCAGAGTCCCAGGACACGGTGACTTGTCTCCTCATCTCCATTCGAAGTCTTTCCTCCATTTGGAGCTTCTCTTCCTCCAGTATGGTGCTGGAAAAAGTTATACACAAAGGACGCATCTTAGTAAGTGCTCTTCTTCTTTATCTAAAAAGGTGGACcaataggaaaaaaacaacttgtttcTCAGTACAGGATATAAATCAAACAGGTCTTTTTTGGACAAAAAGTGGGGGAAACTTTATAACATCTTTATTATGCGAGGAAATTAAATCCATCAGAAAATTCTTCTTCATTTGAAGAAAAACTAGCTCTAACAACACCAAGGACAcaacattagggctgcacaattaattgaaaatgtatCTAAATCAAATCGCAAGAGGCGCAATATTTgataaaggtgaaatgtgtgtcaaaataccattttaaattaaatgttgttgcactgcagagacgtcctgacctacacatcatattctacagactcaagaaaacatctttgttcaGTACAGACcccccgcaaaaatcacaccataatcattttaatatgttttcaaatgaaaatgagaacaatgatgtaaaaatgatcaatctCTCTTATATCATAAATCAttttgcaattgcaatatcagtcaacaTAATTGCAAttggatattttttcaaaatcatgcaATCCTACACAAAATGACAGAGGCTACTGTGATTAGTTTATGATAAATACACTGAGGTATCAGAATTCCTGCTGGGCAATAATCAGTAATTAATGTATGCAAAATCACATGCTAAAAAAGACTGTTATTCatcaaactaaaacaaaagTATTGGAAAAAAGTCTTTGCTGTATATTGAGCAACTTTAATCCATATTTGCTCTTTATTTTACCAATAGAATTTGTTTATGATgaccatttatttaattatttcacaacaattaatacaataaattaTTGGGATATGGATATTTACTGCCCAATTCTGATTACCTTTAATACAGCgatgataaaaatgtatgtgtaaTAATACTACACATAGGAACTAAagcaaaaaaagatataaaggTTATAAAGGCCTTTCATGTAGTCAATATTCAACACACAAGGACTTGTAAGCACAAACTGACAAGAACATTGAATTACCTGAGTTGTGTTTTGAGTTCGGTGAATCGCGGCCGCTTGCTGGGGTCATACGACCAACATTTGGTCATCAAACTGTAGAGGGTGGGCGGGCACTGGGGAGGCATAGCCAACCGCTCGCCATTCTCTATCCTGCCGATCACGTCGTTGTTCTTCACCCCTTGGAAAGGCTTGATGCCGTACATCAAGATCTCCCACATGCACACGCctacagagaggcagaggaacaaACAGACAGATAGTTCTTTAGGGACTGTTTCTCacatgattcattttttttctcccagtaACAGTAACTAACACAACACACTTAAATGATCAGAACTCACCAAACATCCAGACGTCACTGGCTGAGGTGAATCTTCTGAAGTTGATAGATTCAGGAGCCATCCATTTGATGGGAAGTTTACCTTTAGAAGCtgagaaaaagacaaacacagaatTAATATTACCTATAAAAATACAGAACGATTTTTATGACTACATTTAAATTTTGCAATCCCTCAGAAGGTAGAGACTAGAAGAAGACACTGTTTTCATAACATGCCAACATGTGCAGTAAGTCAAGACAAAGTGCAGTATCCTGATGTAACCTGTTGGTGGCGGTAAAGTACTGGCAACAAGGAAAGTTGATCACATACACAAAACTAGAAGAGGTACTGGGACAACAAACTGGTCTGAAGTCAGCGCTGCTCAGAAAACAAGCAACAACATTGAAAATGGTCTCTTAGATACCTTTAAAACATTAGTGAACACTGTTCTGTGTCATAACATAATACAAAGCTGTGTATGCGTACCTTTGTAGTAAGAGCTGTCCTCCATGTATCGTGACAGGCCAAAGTCTCCGAGCATCACACAGTCGACTGAAGAGACCAACACATTGCGTGCTGCGATGTCCCTGTAAGTCAATATCGGCTGTCATTAGGCCTAAATCATCACAGATGTTATTTGTTATTTCTTAGATGCCAAATATCTATCAAAGAGCACGAGAGATGTACTGTGCAACACCACAGCTGTGCCTGAAAACCACCCCATATTTGTGCACTATATGTCACTTTATCTCAGTAAGTAATTAAGTAAAATGTATGCAACATATAGTTACCGCAAATAAACGCACAACAGAACAATACATTTAGTGTCCGTAACAAGCAACAAGACATTatcctccttttttattttaagattaCATTATGAATTTAAACTCTTGAAACTGTCCTGGTTAATTATTttgaattagagctgcaacaattaattgattagttgtcaactactaaattaatcggcaattattttgataatcgatttatcggtttgagtaatttagtaaggaaaaaaagtcataattctctgattctagcttcttaaatgtgaatattttctggtttctttactcctctatgacagtaaactgattatctttgatctttgacatttgaggatgtcatcttgggctttggaaaacactgatagacatttttcaccattttctgacattttatagaccaaacaccTACATGCAATCATATGCCCAGTTATTCCTTGGTTAATCTatcttgtgcatgtgtgtgtgtgtgtgtgtgtgtgtacctgtgtacAAAGCGTTTACTCTCCAGATAAGCGAGCGCTGTGCTGAGCTGGTAGGCAAACAGAATGAGAGAGGCCAAATCCAAATTGTACTTCCTCACCTGAAGGAACGAACGTAActgtagacagagagagaaagatggacaGAAAAAGAGGGTAAAGATAGGGAAATAGTTTTATGTAGTGTATTTATAGAGATACTACGTAAATACATGTCACCATCTCACACTGATAATGATCTGTCAGTAAATCCTCACCTTGAAGTATTTAACTTTCAAGTGTAAACTGGATTTTTTTCCTTCTTAATATAAGAAGTTTCCAGGTCAGGCTTTTCCTCAGCGCCTACCATCATTACTTACACTCAACAATTTCCTCTGTATACTGACAAGAAGTGACACACTCTACTCTACTCAGTCCGTATGTGTTATCCACACAGCCTCAGGCGTACCTCTCCCAGAGTACACAGCTCCATGATGATCCACACAGGGTTTTCTGTGATCACTCCGATCAGCTTAACGATGTTCGGGTGGTCAAACTGACGCATCGTCACTgggaggtaaacacacacacacacacacattaacacactctGTATGTATGAACTGAGTCATGGTTTGCTAATAagtcaagaaaaaaagaactaGTGTGGTCTTACATGCTTCTTGTAGGAACTTTTCTCTGACGCTGTCTGACGTACAGTTCTTACAGGTCTTAATGGCGACAGGTAAATCTGGTTTGTCCTAAAGAACACACAAGTTAGCacattataaataatacaataataaggGGGGTTGAAATCagtgtcacaaaatgtaatttatttgttatcaatattatatcaaaatactgcaaacaaaaatcacataaaatgtttaaattaatgtttaacccatttgtgcccaaagactatatttactACGAtgaaggaaaaatgccacaacatttgttttgattcgtcaaaagtcttgaaatttggtaaagACATACTTTGGGCTAATagtacaactttgacatttttagatgaaAACAGCACTTCTATTAATAGTCAAGGTCgtgatttttgaaaaattagggAAAACgcttacatgtttttttttaaactgcatatgtgtgaatatctttgatattcaacttgttctgagttcatagataccaaatacttgattttgctccttgtagtttttgagatacagccattttcttatcatactatatctagtatttgggcacatgggactacggATTtctcctaaaatataatggagtctattgcaaaaacagtagtcccatcatGTGCCCAAATATTAGACACAGTATGATacaaaaaactcacttttcagccaaacagtttgactgattttgaaaatgtcttcacatttgtgcttaaaGAACACCTCCACCAAAGGAAATACAAAATGTCAGTAATGGGCACAAAAGGGTTGAttcaacaaaaagacaaaactctTAAAAACTCTGACTACGATAGACTTTAAATTCTTAATTTGGGCAAAACGTTTGTAACTCAATATGTTCAGTTTATCATAATAACCTGTAGGTAatctaatatttttatttaatgataGAGTGCAgacttgaaaatacttttaaaattaCAATGGTTTGTTTTAGCAGGATAATAGAGTAACATCCAAACAGATTTTGTTTATCCTACGTACGTCTTATGAGTTATTGGTGAGTACGCAAAAAGTGTGCctatgcatgagtgtgtgtgtttgtttgtgtttccacaTACCGGGGTGTTATAGACTCCTTGGTGTACATCTCCAAACTGACCCTCTCCTATGCAGCGGCCCAACTCTATCCTGTCCCTCTGGATCTCATAATCCCGcgctgagagagaggaggagagaagaagaagagaggaaaagaagagtGAGATTTATACGTTTAACCTGCTGTTTTTCATACACTGGAAACACCCGTCACATCTGACATGCTTTACTCGGACCACATGGATGGGGCTTACCAGGACAAGACTATTTGGATGGTAGCAGGTTAAGATGCTTTGAAATGATGTCTAACTTTCAGGCAGTAAAAATGATCATCCTTTTTGGTAAAGCCCACCCACTGGCTATCAGATCAGACTAAAATAAACCATTAACAcgatacaaaaaaacatttagaccCAGGATTATATTCCCTTCTCCTCTAACTAGACAAACCTGAACTTGACATGCACACTACCACACAAAATTACAAACACACCAACATAGGGTAAACCCATTTAACAGGCAAAATGTAAATCTGTTCACACGCACACCAGAGTCCCATTATCGTTTCAGTGTATTCCTGCATACTGACACAGTGAAAAGGGGGGCGACAGGGAAACACATAAACAAGTTGTTCTGAATTAGATCCTTAACTTAGATAAAAATCTGTAGTGCTcctgtgcatgtaaacatgaagAGCCCATTCCTAAATCAGTTTGGAAAGCTGAAAAGAACATCTGGAtcttttgagtgaaatgttgaAAAGGCTGACACAAACTGATGCACTGGATCTGAAGTGTATTCGATACGGTCTGTCTGCCGTAACCTTTTATATTCAGTGAGTATGTCCAAAAGAATTTGAATGAAAGCGGTTGTTTATGCAACCGACTGCtttgacatttatgttttatcatAAATATTTCCGCCTTGTTGAAAAGGTCATGAAACATTTCTACACAGGTGTATTAATGTCAGCTGCCAAACAACCGCAGTAAAAATGGAGTTCAAGAGGTTTACATAGGACACTGATCATCAGGAACTTATCCTGTACAAGTTTACTCATCTGTCGGGCTAAACTAATTTTGGCTATTTGACTCAACGAACagataaacacaaacaccaacagTATAACCAGAAACACATTCCATTATAAGAACTGCAATTAATCCATTCAAGTTTGTTTGCAGGAAATTAACAAttgcacaaaacacaaaacacagatgactgaaaaacaacaacaacaacataccaCAATAAATCACGATAAAGAAATGAAAACGTCCTAACCAACAGGATGGTGAAATGAGAACCAAGCCAATAAACAACGCAAATACTGTGAGATTGTTTAGCTCCGGAGGTCTGCGGAAACTTCTGTTTAAACTATTTGTGAAGTAACATCTTGCATTGTTTATGGATTGGCCCTCCCTTTCATTTTCAACACAAGAAGACCCCAATGAACTGCACTAAAAAAACGACCACAGCCACAAGTCAACAACAATCTGGATATTAGGTACGTCGAgtctttgtatttttctttgccAGACACTCATGGTGAAAGAAAACTTCCTTTTGACTTCTCAAAAAAGCCACATGATTGATACCGTTACTCGTGTACATCAATGGGTTATTGTTAGGTTTAAATGTACAAACTAACTTGCAGAAAGATGCACTAATTAATGAGGAAGGCCGACGACAGCGTCATCAAGTGCCCGGCAAAGAAAAATatgcacaaaaatataaaatctcAAGGCAATTCGGTGGgacagaatgagagagagacggggagttTTACCTTCAACTACTCCATAGCTGACTGTGTTGGCGatgggagaaagaggaagagagagagatgaagagaaggagagagccAGACAGTTGCTTTAAGATTGAAAATAgctcagaaaacacacacagagacgcacgtatacaggcatattcaccTGATGTTTAGTTAATAAATAagttaatgaatgaatgctgCCACAGAATGGTTAAAAGAGCAGGTTTGCTATATCGTCAGTACTGTAATACAGCTTCATTGTATACACATACGGCAGACAGTATGACATGGGCACACATACAGGCACAGAGTAGGAAAATGTGTCAAAAGTCTGCAGAAAGTCTGTTTAGAGGAAGTTGCAGAAAGAAGGAGACCAAAAAAGACggacaaagaaataaaaccagACAGTGAAAGATAGAAAAAGACTGCGGGAGGAAAGGAGAACACAGTCCATTTTCAAAGCTGGCCACGCAATCAAATACTACTTTGTACTGGCCAAAACATCCACATTAAATGTATTGGAACGGAGGGCTGAAACCACCATTACTCACAGGGCTATAGCCAAGCTAACCAACACATTCAGGGCTTTCACTAACATATGAATGAATTTGACAGATGCGATGTGTGTCCGACCAACCGGAGTTATACAGTCGGAGTTGTAGCCTCTCTGACCTGCAGCCGGTGTCTCTGCTGTTTATAGAAGACGCTGAAACTGGCTTGAATTTGATTAGCCGCTACTGTACCTAACTAAATGTAACTTCTCTGACGTtccctgtgcgtgtgtgtttcttgGAAAAGATTCACACCCCACACGGCTTATTAGACAGCAGAACAAAATTAATGTTTGCTTGACAACGTATGCATCTGACAGAAGAATAACAGTGAAGCAGTTATTATACAGTTCACTTGCAGCAGTGCAGCAGTAGCTCATTTTCTTGAGTACTTTGGTTGGCAGATGTTAGACTGAAAGAGAAGATTGAACTTACTGGAGGGCATGGTGTATGTGTCCTCTTCATCGACTATCTCAGCATAGTCATCAGTCTCTGTAACAAGAGATACACAAAAACAGTGTGAAAATAAGGCAAGAGAACATGCATGCAAGTCTAACATAACACAAACAATAGGAAAATCATGCACATGTTGCTCAGTTTACCGTGCGTCCGCTATGGTATGAAGGgtcaccgacacacacacaaacacgtgtgcagtaaaaaacaaacctgCACCATAAAAACTAAGAAACAAAGCATGAACTAAAGAGTTTCGACAACTCCTGCGCAAAGCAACACCCACGtagctcctctctttctctctctgcacgcacacacacacacacacacacacttggcggAGAGTGTCAGCTGAGCATGTGTTGTGCATATCTGTCTATGTGAGAGCAGCTGGACTGCAGGGAGTAACTGtggcggtggaggaggaggaggagagaagggaaagaaaaagagaagagacgAAGAGTTTGAGAGAGACGAGTAGAAAATGAAAAGATAgaacagaaaagagaaaaccAGGAGGAAGGAGGCACGAATAGAGAGagtaagacagagagagagagaaatagtgGGGCTAGCTGTCATGTAAGCAGATGGGAACGTTTAGGATCAAATCTGTGCAGAATCAGACAGAtaggcagagaggagagagccagcaggaaaagagagaaggGAAAGATGGACTGAGTCTATCCTAACCAGATGGTGgtgtttaaaataaaatcagtgtGCAGACTCAGCTGTTGGAAACAAGAGTCAAACATCTGCTGCTGTCCTGAACGCTACCCTCACAGCTCTGCCCGGGATTTATCAGGCTCTGTGGGAACGAGTCCCTATATTGATCAGAAATCCGTTTCTAAAGCCTGTGGCTGACTTTCTCAAGATAATCAGCCTTTTAGAATAAGCCGAAGAAAGCAGTAGAAGTTAAGGCAGTCAAAATAATACATTGGATGGTAGTAAAGGGGACTGAAAAGTGTTTAATGCTAAAAGAAATAGTtccgacattttgggaaatgcatacatctgctttcttgcagagaatTAGATGAAAAGATCGATACCGCTCACATGTCTtcacggtaaatatgaagctacagccaggagacagttagcttagcttagcacaaagactggaagcagaggggaacagctagcctgactctgtccaaAGGTTAAAAACAATTCCTCGAACTAtaacctctaaagctcactaattaaaggaacagtgtgtaaaattTCGGGggatcttttagcagaaatggaatataatattcatagctgttttcattagtgtataatcaaacTGCGGAAACGTGAGTCGtagagtgcaaaatcgtggtaccGCTAGTCGCCGTCTGActttcgttgctcctaaagtagtgttattatggtaaggatggcctctgagcgaggtgaatgccgttaccacggttttgcactcagtggctcacgttaccacagtcttggaaagggaggagtgagaggaggggcactcagttggttgcaatctgcaaccacaccactagatgccaaatcctgcacactgtacctttaacatgttttatcttgtttgtttaatcttcGTAAAGAACAAGACCAGCCGtttctccctgtttccagtctttacgcTAAGCTAGACTAACTAACTGCAGGCTCCACATTTGCTACAAATTTAACAGACCTgacatgagtggtatcaatcttttcatgcaactctcagcaagaaagcaaatacatGTATTTAACAAAGTGTCTAACTATGCCTTTAAGGGTAAGATGAATGAAACACGGTAGGCTTTAAGGTGTAATATTCTATAGGAGAAGAGGTTGGAAAAAGTTTAAAGTTGTAATCAAACAGGCATGACTTTTGCTGAACCGTTGCTCTGCGTGATTTATGTTTCAcatgagaggaaaggaaagcCTTTAATGCGCCTCTAAAAATATCTTTCATATGAGCTGAAATAAAAGCAAACGCTCTGGTGACTCCGTTGCTGCtgccaaaatgtgttttattacagCAGATAAACTGATCATAAACAACATAGCAGTTCAGCATAAGGTGGCTTTCATCAGTCATGTTTTCCTTTtcgttaaaacacatttcagcaacagacAAACATTACActatttttttgtcaattttgCTTGTCAGTGTTTCCATCCAGTGTTTCTAATTTGTTTGTTGCATTTAAATCTGCAGATTACTTTTTTATACGTACTTCTTAGTTTGTACTGTGAAGTCAATTGTTTGTATTGCTGCATATTCGCTCACATGGTTTGGGATTTGTTCTAAAGAATCAACCCTTTCTAAGTTTGACTGGTCtaactctgtctctttctgcttTCAGTGGagggatagtgtgtgtgtgcgctttcatgtgtgtgtgtgtgtgtgatctagTTATCCCATTATAGCCAGGAATGCACCCACTCTTGAATCCAGCAAACCTCTCCCTACTCCactttgtgtgtgcatgaatgtaCGCGAGTACACGTGTGCATGattttgcgtgtgtgtgtatagagagagggagagagagagagagagagagagatttggaGAAGTTCCCTTAAAGAGAAATACCACTTAATCTCCAAATtctgctttttgtgtgtcattctTGTGGTTAAAAGCAGACATATTTCAAATTTAGCGGTAATCCgctttaaaaaataatcacaaatagactcagacacaaacatctaaaaacacaacactaaAGTAGTAAACCACTTGAGCTACTAACAGATAAAACTCATTAAAGCTACTGGTGATTTATTCATGTTTCCAATCACTGAAACATGAGAAACAACACATCAGCTCATTTCATTCTGAATTATTTAAATCACCCTGTATGTACATAAtacatcacatacacacacagcaccatTGTTAAAGATGTTAAAGGAATGCATGCATGAACATCAAcccacacaccaacacacacacacacacgctaccCTTTCCCAGGAGGTTGCAGTGTGTTGGTGGAGTGAGGACTATAAAAGAGGGACAACAGAGAGAGTGATAAACAACAGCATAACTTTACCATCCCCGCTAAGATCTTCTGCAGGGTCCAGGAGAGCATGCAGGAAACgggacagcagaggaggaggaggagaaagcagcaaggagagagagagagagagagagaaaagcaggaggcagaaaagagggagagagaagagaagagtggTTAGAGCATGAAAAGCCTTGAAACAACATGAGAGATGTTGCAATGTTGGAGATCTGCGAAGCCAAACACTCAGCGAGCAGTTAGCAAAGTTTCAGAATATCTCCGGTGAAAAAGCAGAGTTAACAACTTTCATTAAAATGCTGCACAGACACATGTAGGTTAAATGAAGTAATGCAAGAAATGGTGACGA contains:
- the ptk2aa gene encoding protein tyrosine kinase 2aa isoform X10, whose amino-acid sequence is MPSTRDYEIQRDRIELGRCIGEGQFGDVHQGVYNTPDKPDLPVAIKTCKNCTSDSVREKFLQEALTMRQFDHPNIVKLIGVITENPVWIIMELCTLGELRSFLQVRKYNLDLASLILFAYQLSTALAYLESKRFVHRDIAARNVLVSSVDCVMLGDFGLSRYMEDSSYYKASKGKLPIKWMAPESINFRRFTSASDVWMFGVCMWEILMYGIKPFQGVKNNDVIGRIENGERLAMPPQCPPTLYSLMTKCWSYDPSKRPRFTELKTQLSTILEEEKLQMEERLRMEMRRQVTVSWDSGGSDEAPPKPSRPGYPSPRSSEGFFTGPQLNHFPPSAHGGVGGVGGSYPPGDSWNQHRPEHTALWSPSMEDGGCVGQAMMEERLMMQQQQMEDDQRWLEQEESFMVMKAEARNSRGSIDREDGILQAPGGSQHIYQPVGKAEHVAPPKKPPRPGAPGHLGNLASLCPVDSYNEGVKPWRLQPQEISPPPTANLDRSNDKVYENVTGLVKAVIEMSNRIQPAAPEEYVPMVKEVGLALRTLLATVDETLPVLPASTHREIEMAQKLLNSDLAELIAKMKLAQQYVMTSLQKDYKKQMLMAAHALAVDAKNLLDVIDQSRLKMIRPF
- the ptk2aa gene encoding protein tyrosine kinase 2aa isoform X9 — protein: MPSISYGVVEARDYEIQRDRIELGRCIGEGQFGDVHQGVYNTPDKPDLPVAIKTCKNCTSDSVREKFLQEALTMRQFDHPNIVKLIGVITENPVWIIMELCTLGELRSFLQVRKYNLDLASLILFAYQLSTALAYLESKRFVHRDIAARNVLVSSVDCVMLGDFGLSRYMEDSSYYKASKGKLPIKWMAPESINFRRFTSASDVWMFGVCMWEILMYGIKPFQGVKNNDVIGRIENGERLAMPPQCPPTLYSLMTKCWSYDPSKRPRFTELKTQLSTILEEEKLQMEERLRMEMRRQVTVSWDSGGSDEAPPKPSRPGYPSPRSSEGFFTGPQLNHFPPSAHGGVGGVGGSYPPGDSWNQHRPEHTALWSPSMEDGGCVGQAMMEERLMMQQQQMEDDQRWLEQEESFMVMKAEARNSRGSIDREDGILQAPGGSQHIYQPVGKAEHVAPPKKPPRPGAPGHLGNLASLCPVDSYNEGVKPWRLQPQEISPPPTANLDRSNDKVYENVTGLVKAVIEMSNRIQPAAPEEYVPMVKEVGLALRTLLATVDETLPVLPASTHREIEMAQKLLNSDLAELIAKMKLAQQYVMTSLQKDYKKQMLMAAHALAVDAKNLLDVIDQSRLKMIRPF